A stretch of the Candidatus Paceibacterota bacterium genome encodes the following:
- the infC gene encoding translation initiation factor IF-3 has translation MIKARINHQIRASELRVIGPEGENLGVITLSEAIKKASDLGLDLIEISPNANPPIGKIMDFGKYQYDEKKKEKEAKSHAHTVEVKTIQIKIGTGEHDLGLKAKKISEWLKEGNRVKIELFLMGRAKYLDKKFLEERLERVLKFVTEEYKMTEAPQKGLKGLSVMIEKKK, from the coding sequence TTGATTAAAGCCAGAATCAATCACCAAATCCGAGCCAGTGAACTTCGAGTTATCGGCCCCGAGGGCGAAAATTTAGGCGTCATTACCCTATCCGAAGCCATTAAGAAAGCTTCCGACCTCGGTTTAGACCTAATTGAAATTTCTCCAAACGCCAATCCGCCAATCGGCAAGATTATGGATTTCGGAAAATACCAGTACGACGAGAAGAAAAAAGAAAAAGAGGCTAAATCACACGCCCACACCGTCGAAGTCAAAACCATCCAAATTAAAATCGGTACTGGTGAACACGACCTTGGCCTGAAAGCCAAGAAAATTTCAGAGTGGCTGAAGGAAGGCAACCGAGTCAAAATCGAATTGTTCTTGATGGGCCGAGCCAAATATCTAGACAAAAAATTCTTGGAGGAGCGACTGGAAAGAGTACTTAAATTCGTCACTGAAGAGTACAAAATGACCGAAGCCCCCCAAAAAGGCCTAAAAGGCTTGTCGGTGATGATTGAGAAGAAAAAATAA
- a CDS encoding 50S ribosomal protein L35 — MKTNKSYKKRLKVTKSGKILSRKQGQNHFNAKERRGQKSTKGRMSSVVMSNKSRSRFLSGI, encoded by the coding sequence ATGAAAACCAACAAGTCTTACAAAAAGCGGTTAAAAGTGACCAAAAGTGGTAAAATCTTGTCCCGAAAACAGGGCCAAAACCATTTTAATGCCAAGGAACGCCGAGGTCAGAAATCAACCAAAGGACGAATGTCGTCAGTCGTGATGAGCAACAAATCACGCTCTCGTTTCCTTTCCGGCATCTAA
- the rplT gene encoding 50S ribosomal protein L20 codes for MTRVKKAVNALKYRRNLLKMTKGFRFRRSKTERAAQDAILHAGAYAFAHRRDKKGDFRRLWNIKIGAQAKTLGTSYSKFIGALKKKNIALDRKILATLAEFKPETFKRVVEQSK; via the coding sequence ATGACCCGAGTTAAAAAAGCCGTAAACGCTCTAAAATACCGCCGAAACCTTTTGAAGATGACAAAGGGTTTTCGTTTTCGACGATCCAAGACTGAGCGAGCCGCTCAAGACGCCATCCTCCACGCCGGCGCCTACGCCTTCGCCCACCGACGAGACAAGAAGGGTGATTTCCGAAGACTTTGGAACATCAAGATTGGCGCCCAAGCTAAAACTCTCGGTACCTCCTACAGCAAATTTATCGGGGCTTTGAAAAAGAAAAATATCGCTTTGGATAGAAAAATTCTCGCCACCCTGGCCGAGTTTAAGCCGGAGACCTTCAAGAGAGTCGTGGAACAGAGCAAATAG
- a CDS encoding MBL fold metallo-hydrolase — protein sequence MSNKSAITFYGGTGTVTGANFLLETGGRKFLIDCGMFQGTPDSDTRNSQPFDYDPKEIEILFVTHAHLDHIGRIPFLIKEGFRGKILSTPPTKELTALMLEDTVNLLDREARAKGVLPLYGKAEMLQALNLWQTFDYHETKELGDGLGVTPKDSGHILGSAMYEFTKNGKKIVFTGDLGNTPTPLLKDTEPLKGVDYLVMESVYGDRNHESQEERVNKLKQAIEVTVKRGGTLVIPAFSMERTQVLIYEINKMVESGQLKPVPVYLDSPLAIRVTEVYRHSQENFNDDVKKAISLGDEIFKFPLLKLAHTTQESLAIKRHDGPKVVIAGSGMSMGGRVLMHERDYLPDSNSMILLPGYQSVGTLGRKLQNGEKEVEIEGEKVAVRAEIREIHGFSSHKDSEHLLDFVAETAESLKKVFVVMGEPKAGMFLAQRIHDYLNVEAIYPEVDQRSEIDF from the coding sequence ATGTCTAATAAAAGTGCGATTACTTTCTACGGCGGGACGGGGACAGTGACCGGGGCGAATTTTCTTTTGGAGACTGGCGGACGAAAATTTTTGATTGATTGCGGGATGTTTCAAGGTACGCCTGACTCAGATACGCGGAATAGTCAGCCGTTTGATTATGACCCCAAAGAGATTGAAATTTTGTTTGTCACCCATGCCCACTTGGATCATATTGGTCGGATTCCTTTTTTAATTAAAGAGGGTTTTAGGGGGAAAATTCTTAGCACGCCGCCAACTAAAGAGTTGACGGCTCTGATGCTTGAGGACACGGTTAATCTTTTGGACCGAGAAGCGAGGGCGAAAGGCGTTTTGCCACTCTATGGCAAAGCGGAGATGCTCCAGGCCCTTAATCTTTGGCAGACTTTTGATTATCACGAAACGAAAGAGCTTGGCGACGGCCTGGGCGTCACCCCGAAAGACTCGGGCCATATTCTCGGTTCAGCGATGTACGAATTTACCAAGAATGGCAAGAAAATTGTTTTTACCGGGGATTTGGGTAATACCCCGACACCACTCCTTAAAGATACCGAACCGCTCAAGGGTGTTGACTATTTGGTAATGGAGAGTGTCTATGGCGATCGTAATCATGAGTCACAGGAAGAACGGGTTAACAAATTAAAGCAGGCGATTGAGGTGACCGTCAAAAGGGGAGGAACCTTGGTGATTCCGGCCTTCTCGATGGAAAGAACCCAGGTCTTGATTTATGAGATTAACAAAATGGTTGAAAGTGGTCAGCTAAAACCGGTGCCAGTTTATTTAGATTCGCCGCTCGCTATTCGGGTGACCGAGGTTTATCGCCATTCGCAGGAAAATTTTAATGATGATGTAAAAAAGGCCATTTCTCTGGGTGATGAAATTTTCAAATTTCCGCTTCTGAAATTGGCCCACACAACTCAAGAATCTTTGGCGATTAAAAGGCATGATGGGCCAAAGGTGGTGATTGCCGGCTCCGGCATGTCGATGGGTGGGCGGGTTTTGATGCATGAAAGAGACTATTTGCCGGATTCGAATAGTATGATTCTACTCCCGGGTTACCAATCGGTCGGAACTCTTGGGCGAAAATTGCAGAATGGTGAAAAGGAGGTGGAAATCGAGGGGGAGAAAGTGGCGGTGCGAGCGGAAATCCGTGAGATTCATGGCTTTTCTTCACACAAAGATTCGGAACATCTTTTGGATTTCGTGGCCGAGACGGCCGAGTCACTTAAGAAAGTTTTTGTGGTAATGGGTGAGCCGAAGGCAGGTATGTTCTTGGCTCAAAGGATTCACGATTATCTAAATGTGGAAGCAATTTATCCCGAAGTCGACCAAAGATCCGAAATAGATTTTTAG
- a CDS encoding nucleoside-diphosphate kinase gives MPHPKNERTLVVIKPDGIQRTLIGEIIKRYERSGLKMVALKMMTVSPEFVEKHYTLDPEWRRLTGEKNIKAYQDKGMKHPFEGNPFKVTEMILAKLKKYLSSGPVIAMVWQGAHAVAIVRKITGGTEPLTSDVGTIRGDFVLDSYKMSDDDVRAVRNLVHSAGSVKEAENEIMHWFKKDELIDYKLVQEQILYDANLEGILE, from the coding sequence ATGCCTCATCCCAAAAACGAAAGAACTCTAGTGGTTATCAAGCCGGATGGTATTCAGCGGACTCTAATCGGCGAGATTATTAAACGTTATGAAAGGTCCGGGCTTAAGATGGTAGCCCTAAAAATGATGACGGTTAGTCCGGAGTTTGTCGAGAAACATTATACTCTTGATCCGGAGTGGCGAAGACTTACCGGCGAGAAAAATATTAAAGCCTACCAGGACAAGGGGATGAAGCACCCTTTCGAGGGCAATCCTTTCAAAGTGACGGAGATGATTTTAGCCAAGCTCAAAAAATATCTTTCTTCCGGCCCGGTGATTGCGATGGTCTGGCAAGGGGCTCATGCGGTTGCAATTGTGCGCAAGATTACCGGCGGGACCGAACCTTTGACCTCCGATGTTGGAACGATTCGGGGGGATTTTGTTTTAGATTCTTACAAAATGTCCGATGATGATGTTCGGGCGGTCCGCAATTTGGTCCACTCGGCCGGCTCGGTTAAGGAAGCGGAAAATGAAATCATGCACTGGTTTAAAAAAGATGAGCTTATTGACTACAAATTGGTTCAAGAGCAGATTCTTTACGATGCTAATTTGGAGGGAATCTTGGAGTGA
- a CDS encoding HD domain-containing protein encodes MNVPAKINLAMQLVMTAFAEKIRTGRMSIPASTHSLRVGLSLITYACPIEVVLAGFCHDLLEDTAVTAVEIHRLFGERVLALTQACTLDPVLGDTESGEDELLVRVVMCARNGDLDPLKIKTADRLDNLRTNYTLKPASQLKSYERSQRWLKAAQQYLSNDDLIGDLKSVMDWETRRLTVAGVFE; translated from the coding sequence ATGAATGTTCCTGCAAAAATCAACTTGGCAATGCAGTTGGTAATGACAGCTTTTGCCGAGAAAATCCGGACCGGCCGGATGTCGATTCCCGCTTCAACCCATTCGCTCCGAGTCGGGCTTTCCCTAATCACCTACGCTTGCCCCATTGAGGTAGTACTTGCCGGCTTCTGCCATGACCTACTCGAGGACACTGCGGTCACTGCCGTCGAGATTCACCGACTGTTTGGCGAGCGAGTTTTGGCTCTCACCCAGGCCTGCACCCTCGACCCCGTCCTTGGAGACACAGAGAGTGGCGAAGACGAGCTTCTCGTTCGGGTTGTAATGTGCGCGAGAAACGGCGACCTTGACCCTCTGAAAATCAAGACTGCCGACCGCCTCGACAATCTGCGAACCAATTACACCCTAAAACCGGCCTCACAGCTCAAGTCTTATGAGAGGAGCCAGAGGTGGTTAAAGGCCGCTCAGCAGTACCTCAGCAACGATGATTTAATCGGAGACTTGAAATCGGTCATGGATTGGGAAACACGACGGCTTACTGTCGCCGGCGTCTTCGAATAG
- a CDS encoding TraM recognition domain-containing protein yields MAESLLSSPEKPFSSPHEEIAFLRSELAKKESLAKASSVERLETEKEVIRAYQEMPATAVIAPERVISTEAAEAIVLKLSPEAHDRKIEELLGILQEKGLKNALTILDKLDNLHLEDDFHRFISEYLRAGYPIAGFEPKSALWRPLHLTLFEILLPEASTEDGKKNLKEQISSMEQLYSGLLAITNDGDSDKNYFSFEIANSNESEESVIYAAVPISKADLFEKQVLSVFPDAKISEKHDDYNIFNEKGVAIGAYADLVKESAFSLKTYENFDYDPLNILLNAFSKIRKSGEGAAVQFLIRSSDDFYIKRYKRAIAKIQEGVKVSEAVVGSKGLGTHFVEFFKGVEKPKKKDDGTPPIIDKQAVDNITAKTSSTIAEVVIRIVVSADTVLRAREILSHLESAFNQLEDTHGNKIQFIEKKGSIQKLLLRNFAFRVFTEDQIMPLNLKELTTLIHLPTTSGKASPQLKQTKAGTAPAPLELSQTGTIIGVNRHRGAETKVFMAKEDRLRHFYTIGQTGTGKSTLLKNMAVQDILNGEGVCVIDPHGSDIQDILATVPPNRYEDVIYFDPAYTARPIALNMLEYDTRFPEQKTFVVNEMMSIFNKLFDMKTAGGPMFEQYFRNATMLVIEDPETGNTLLDVSRVLSNKAFRELKLSRCKNPIVVQFWREIADKAGGEASLANIVPYITSKFDVFLSNEIMRPVIAQEKSSFNFREIMDKKKIMLVNLSKGRLGDINANLIGLILVGKILMAALSRSDSFGQDLPPFYLYIDEFQNITTDSIATILSEARKYKLGLNIAHQFIAQLDEKIQDAVFGNVGSIAAFRVGADDAEYLEKQFAPVFTARDIMNLDNRNAYLKLLVNGKAVKPFSIETLPPARGDLAKVEKLKELSYLTHGKDRAEVEAEIMKKYQKGSI; encoded by the coding sequence ATGGCCGAGAGCCTTTTGTCATCTCCGGAAAAACCTTTTTCTTCACCTCATGAAGAGATTGCCTTTTTGCGCAGTGAGTTGGCCAAAAAAGAGAGTTTGGCCAAGGCCTCTTCCGTTGAGCGGCTGGAGACAGAAAAAGAAGTTATCCGTGCTTACCAAGAAATGCCGGCTACGGCGGTAATTGCACCGGAAAGGGTAATTTCCACTGAAGCGGCCGAGGCGATTGTGCTCAAACTTTCCCCCGAAGCTCACGATCGGAAAATCGAAGAATTGTTGGGTATTTTGCAAGAGAAAGGATTGAAGAATGCGCTCACGATTTTGGACAAGCTCGATAATCTCCACCTCGAAGACGACTTTCATCGTTTTATTTCCGAGTACCTCCGTGCAGGTTATCCGATTGCCGGTTTCGAACCCAAAAGCGCACTTTGGCGACCACTTCACCTGACCCTTTTTGAGATTCTTTTACCTGAGGCCAGCACCGAGGATGGCAAGAAAAATCTAAAAGAGCAGATTTCCAGCATGGAGCAACTTTACTCCGGACTTTTGGCAATCACGAACGACGGCGATTCCGACAAAAATTACTTTTCTTTTGAAATTGCGAATTCCAATGAGAGCGAAGAGTCAGTGATTTACGCGGCGGTGCCGATTAGCAAAGCCGATTTGTTTGAAAAACAAGTGCTTTCAGTTTTTCCTGATGCCAAAATCAGCGAGAAGCATGATGACTACAATATTTTTAATGAAAAAGGGGTGGCGATTGGTGCCTACGCGGATTTGGTCAAAGAATCGGCCTTTTCTCTCAAGACCTATGAGAATTTTGATTACGATCCTCTCAACATTCTTTTAAATGCCTTCTCCAAGATTAGAAAAAGTGGTGAGGGTGCGGCCGTCCAGTTTTTAATCAGGTCGTCTGATGATTTTTACATTAAGCGCTATAAACGGGCCATTGCCAAGATTCAAGAAGGGGTGAAAGTCAGTGAGGCGGTAGTCGGCTCAAAAGGCCTTGGGACACATTTCGTTGAATTTTTCAAAGGTGTGGAGAAGCCGAAGAAAAAAGATGATGGCACGCCACCGATAATTGATAAACAAGCCGTCGACAACATCACGGCCAAAACTAGCAGTACAATCGCGGAAGTGGTTATCCGCATTGTTGTTTCGGCGGATACGGTTTTGCGGGCCCGAGAAATTTTGTCTCACCTGGAGTCAGCCTTCAATCAGTTGGAAGATACTCACGGCAATAAAATCCAGTTTATCGAGAAAAAAGGCTCGATTCAGAAATTGTTGCTTAGGAATTTCGCCTTCCGAGTTTTTACCGAAGATCAGATTATGCCTCTCAACTTAAAAGAGCTTACTACTCTCATCCATTTGCCGACGACGAGTGGTAAGGCCTCGCCTCAACTCAAACAGACTAAGGCTGGCACAGCTCCGGCACCACTCGAGCTTTCTCAAACCGGCACGATTATCGGGGTTAATCGCCACCGCGGAGCTGAGACCAAAGTTTTCATGGCCAAGGAGGACCGTCTGCGCCATTTCTACACTATCGGCCAAACCGGTACCGGTAAATCGACTTTGCTCAAGAATATGGCGGTGCAGGATATTCTAAACGGAGAGGGTGTTTGCGTGATTGACCCGCACGGCTCTGATATTCAGGATATTCTGGCAACGGTCCCGCCAAACAGATACGAAGATGTCATCTATTTCGATCCGGCCTATACCGCGAGGCCGATTGCTTTGAACATGCTTGAATATGATACCCGCTTTCCGGAGCAAAAAACTTTTGTAGTCAACGAGATGATGTCGATTTTCAATAAGCTGTTTGATATGAAAACGGCCGGTGGTCCGATGTTCGAGCAGTATTTTAGAAATGCCACGATGCTCGTCATTGAAGATCCGGAGACGGGGAATACTTTGCTTGATGTTTCGCGTGTGCTTTCCAACAAAGCTTTTCGTGAGCTGAAACTTTCCCGTTGCAAAAATCCGATTGTCGTCCAATTCTGGCGCGAGATTGCCGATAAGGCCGGCGGGGAGGCCTCGCTTGCCAACATCGTGCCTTACATCACGAGCAAATTTGATGTCTTTTTGTCTAACGAAATCATGCGCCCGGTGATTGCTCAGGAGAAATCCTCCTTTAATTTCCGGGAAATCATGGATAAGAAAAAGATTATGCTGGTCAATCTTTCAAAGGGTAGGCTCGGCGACATCAATGCCAACTTGATCGGCCTCATTTTGGTTGGCAAGATCTTAATGGCCGCCTTGTCTCGTTCAGATTCGTTTGGTCAAGATTTACCGCCTTTCTATCTCTACATCGACGAATTTCAGAATATTACCACCGATTCGATTGCCACTATTCTCTCCGAGGCGCGCAAATACAAACTTGGCCTAAATATTGCTCATCAGTTTATCGCTCAACTTGATGAAAAGATTCAAGATGCCGTCTTCGGTAACGTCGGTTCAATTGCTGCCTTTCGGGTTGGGGCCGATGATGCCGAGTATCTGGAAAAACAGTTTGCTCCAGTTTTTACGGCTCGCGACATTATGAATTTGGACAACCGCAATGCCTATTTGAAACTCTTGGTAAACGGGAAGGCCGTCAAACCTTTTAGCATCGAGACTTTGCCACCGGCTAGAGGCGATTTGGCTAAAGTGGAAAAATTGAAGGAGCTTTCTTATCTCACTCACGGCAAAGACCGGGCCGAGGTGGAAGCGGAGATTATGAAGAAATACCAGAAGGGAAGTATATAG
- a CDS encoding type II toxin-antitoxin system HicA family toxin, whose translation MKRRDLILYLRQGHCHLVREGKKHSVFRNLDNNKISTVPRHREINDFLVSKICKDLGLEIGRFKK comes from the coding sequence ATGAAGCGGCGCGATTTAATTTTGTACTTGCGTCAAGGCCATTGCCATTTGGTCCGCGAAGGCAAAAAGCATTCAGTCTTTAGAAACTTGGATAATAATAAGATTTCGACCGTTCCGAGACATCGAGAAATAAATGATTTTCTAGTTTCTAAAATCTGCAAAGATTTAGGGCTGGAAATTGGCAGATTTAAAAAATAA
- a CDS encoding type II toxin-antitoxin system HicB family antitoxin, whose amino-acid sequence MTNREFTAVYKKSGKWVVAWVEEIPGINTQGRTKKEALENLKEAALLVLAENRKIISSKSRGFSRELFSVSLAR is encoded by the coding sequence ATGACAAACAGAGAATTTACAGCTGTTTATAAAAAAAGCGGTAAGTGGGTGGTTGCATGGGTGGAAGAAATCCCGGGCATCAATACTCAGGGCCGAACCAAAAAAGAAGCTTTGGAAAATCTGAAAGAAGCGGCACTTTTAGTTTTGGCTGAAAATAGAAAAATTATTTCATCAAAGTCGAGAGGTTTTTCACGAGAGCTGTTCTCTGTCAGTCTTGCTCGCTAG
- the map gene encoding type I methionyl aminopeptidase, protein MRIKIKTEAEIAILREGGKRLAFILHETAKQVAPGVKVKDLNTFAHKLMVQNGDSPAFLNYQPWGASRPYPASLCVSVNDEVVHGIPNERDRSLEDGDIVSLDAGLKHKGLFTDMAITVPVGEVDPAAKRLLKTTEQALSIGIAAAQSGKRVGEIGTAIEKFVKGKHFGIVETLSGHGVGYQVHEDPYVPNFKMQAQGPIMRPGLVIAIEPMLNEGTAEVMLGRDGYTYKTADGSRSAHFEHTVVITENGPEILTS, encoded by the coding sequence TTGAGAATTAAGATTAAAACCGAGGCTGAAATTGCGATTTTGCGGGAGGGTGGGAAGCGCCTGGCTTTTATCCTGCACGAAACTGCCAAGCAGGTAGCTCCAGGAGTCAAAGTCAAAGATTTAAACACCTTTGCTCACAAACTGATGGTTCAAAACGGTGATTCACCGGCTTTCCTAAACTACCAGCCGTGGGGCGCGAGTCGACCTTACCCGGCTTCTCTTTGTGTCTCCGTAAATGACGAAGTTGTTCATGGTATTCCAAATGAAAGAGACCGAAGTCTTGAAGATGGGGATATTGTGAGCTTGGATGCCGGTCTTAAACATAAAGGACTTTTTACTGATATGGCGATTACGGTGCCGGTAGGAGAAGTTGATCCGGCGGCTAAGAGGTTGTTAAAAACTACCGAACAGGCCTTGAGTATCGGTATCGCGGCGGCGCAATCAGGCAAGCGAGTCGGGGAAATTGGTACCGCGATTGAAAAATTTGTGAAAGGTAAGCATTTTGGCATTGTCGAGACTCTTTCCGGTCACGGTGTCGGTTATCAGGTCCACGAAGATCCTTATGTGCCGAACTTTAAGATGCAGGCCCAGGGTCCAATTATGCGTCCCGGTCTCGTGATTGCGATTGAGCCGATGTTGAATGAAGGAACGGCCGAAGTGATGCTTGGTCGTGACGGCTATACCTACAAAACTGCTGACGGCTCGCGGAGCGCTCACTTTGAACACACGGTGGTAATTACCGAAAACGGCCCGGAGATTTTGACTTCATAG
- a CDS encoding nucleoside monophosphate kinase: MHSFIFIGRSGCGKGTQVELLGEYLKKQNPETEVFHLESGAEFREFIKGDTTTQKISKQIYDDGGLQPEFLSVYMWAKILSTKFKNTEHLLIDGTPRRLHEAGALHSIFGFYKRVKPYVIYINVSRKWAEDRLLARKRIDDNADDIKARLDWFESEVMPVVKYYQSHQDYNFLDINGEQTIADVQAEIVNRLDLKV; encoded by the coding sequence ATGCATTCCTTCATCTTCATCGGCCGTTCCGGCTGTGGCAAAGGTACTCAAGTCGAATTGCTTGGCGAATATTTAAAAAAACAAAATCCGGAAACGGAAGTTTTTCATTTGGAGAGTGGGGCCGAATTTCGGGAATTTATTAAGGGGGATACCACGACTCAAAAAATTTCCAAGCAGATTTATGACGATGGCGGTTTACAGCCGGAATTTCTCTCGGTCTATATGTGGGCCAAGATTCTTTCGACCAAATTTAAAAACACCGAACACTTGCTGATTGATGGCACCCCGCGCCGACTTCATGAGGCTGGCGCACTTCATTCGATTTTCGGTTTCTATAAAAGGGTCAAACCCTATGTGATTTATATCAATGTTTCTCGAAAGTGGGCCGAAGATCGCCTTTTGGCGAGGAAAAGAATCGATGATAATGCCGATGATATCAAAGCTCGTTTGGATTGGTTTGAAAGTGAAGTGATGCCGGTAGTTAAATATTATCAAAGTCACCAAGACTATAATTTTTTGGATATTAATGGCGAGCAGACGATCGCAGATGTTCAGGCGGAGATAGTAAATAGGCTTGACTTAAAAGTTTAA
- the secY gene encoding preprotein translocase subunit SecY, producing MNNFLAKTKLVLQDKILRQRILFTLVALAVFRLFSVIPIPGVDALKLEQFFSGNQFLGLLDVFSGGGLSTLSIVMLGVGPYITASIIMQLLTIMSPKLKAIYHEEGEAGRKRFAQYSRLLTVPLALIQAFGFLLLLEKQGVVPGLETFGFVTNIMVIVGGSILLTWLGELITEFGIGNGVSLIIFAGIVARVPVAISQLSFTFEVSQIPVYLAFLIIGLLVIVGVVIITEAERPVPITYAKRVRGMKMYGGLSTYLPLRINQGGVIPIIFALSILLFPQMIFTFLANTGNPIVVSISTFMVQLLSQVWLYALLYFILVVLFTYFYTAVTFEPESIATNLQKGGAFIPGVRPGQSTTEYLAKIVTRITLVGAVFLGVIAVLPLAVRAFTGISALAIGGTALLIVVSVALDLIKKIDAQISMREY from the coding sequence ATGAACAACTTTCTAGCCAAAACCAAATTAGTCCTCCAAGATAAGATTTTGCGCCAAAGGATTCTTTTTACTTTGGTGGCTTTGGCAGTTTTCCGACTATTTAGCGTGATCCCAATCCCGGGTGTTGATGCTTTGAAGCTCGAACAGTTCTTCTCGGGCAATCAATTTTTGGGTCTTTTGGATGTATTTTCTGGCGGTGGTCTATCGACTTTGTCGATTGTGATGCTTGGTGTCGGCCCTTACATTACCGCTTCAATCATCATGCAGCTTTTGACGATTATGTCACCGAAGCTGAAGGCGATTTACCATGAAGAAGGGGAGGCTGGCCGCAAGCGTTTTGCCCAATACTCAAGGCTACTTACAGTGCCTCTGGCTTTAATCCAGGCTTTTGGTTTTCTTCTTCTCTTGGAGAAACAAGGGGTTGTGCCAGGTCTTGAAACTTTCGGATTCGTGACTAACATCATGGTAATTGTCGGTGGCTCAATCCTTTTGACCTGGCTCGGTGAGCTGATTACTGAATTTGGTATCGGTAATGGTGTTTCTCTCATCATTTTTGCCGGTATCGTGGCCAGAGTACCGGTCGCAATTTCCCAACTATCTTTTACTTTTGAAGTCTCACAAATCCCAGTCTATTTGGCATTCTTAATTATCGGACTCCTGGTGATTGTGGGTGTGGTGATTATTACTGAAGCCGAGCGGCCGGTGCCGATTACCTATGCCAAGCGGGTACGGGGGATGAAGATGTACGGCGGGCTTTCCACTTACTTGCCTTTGCGAATCAACCAAGGCGGTGTGATTCCGATTATTTTTGCCCTTTCAATTCTTTTGTTTCCGCAAATGATTTTCACCTTCTTGGCTAATACCGGCAACCCGATTGTCGTCTCAATTTCGACTTTTATGGTTCAACTGCTCTCACAAGTTTGGCTTTACGCTCTCCTGTATTTTATTTTGGTTGTTCTTTTCACTTATTTCTACACGGCTGTCACTTTTGAGCCGGAATCAATCGCGACCAATCTCCAGAAGGGTGGAGCTTTTATTCCAGGTGTCAGACCGGGCCAATCGACGACCGAATATTTGGCTAAAATTGTCACCAGAATTACGCTGGTCGGTGCTGTCTTCTTGGGTGTAATTGCTGTTTTACCACTTGCTGTTCGAGCCTTTACCGGAATTTCCGCTTTGGCTATTGGAGGTACGGCGCTTTTGATTGTGGTCTCCGTGGCTCTTGATTTGATTAAGAAAATTGATGCCCAGATTTCGATGAGGGAGTACTAG
- a CDS encoding uL15 family ribosomal protein: protein MQLHNLKRHTKRKNWQQIGRGGKRGKTSGHGGKGQTARAGAKVRPEIRDMIKRIPKLRGRGRNSNVGIQVAFVPVNVGSLDKFFSAGVAVTPKEILASGLIALKSGKSPKIKILGDGELTKALNISGCAFSGSAKAKIEKAGGKIV, encoded by the coding sequence ATGCAACTCCATAATTTAAAACGACATACTAAGCGTAAAAATTGGCAGCAAATCGGCCGAGGCGGTAAGCGGGGCAAGACTTCCGGCCACGGTGGTAAGGGTCAGACCGCCCGCGCCGGCGCCAAGGTTCGCCCGGAAATTCGCGATATGATTAAGCGTATTCCGAAACTGCGCGGTCGTGGCCGAAACAGCAATGTTGGTATCCAAGTGGCTTTTGTGCCGGTCAATGTCGGCTCACTTGATAAGTTTTTCTCGGCCGGCGTCGCAGTTACTCCGAAAGAAATTTTAGCCTCTGGTTTGATTGCTTTGAAATCCGGCAAGTCGCCAAAAATCAAAATCCTAGGTGATGGCGAATTGACCAAAGCCTTGAATATTTCCGGTTGCGCCTTTTCAGGGAGTGCCAAGGCCAAGATTGAAAAGGCGGGAGGCAAAATAGTCTAA
- a CDS encoding 30S ribosomal protein S5, translated as MKDDTKQNADVAKVAPTTPGALPAADSRNARPVRGGFGNRPERRGGPRRGGTRPERVKPEFDQKIIDIRRVSRTVAGGRRFAFSVAMVIGNRKGQVGVGLGKGGDTALAIEKANREAKKNLITVPMTKSSSIPFEVAAKYASSRVMIMPARGKGMVAGTSIRNVIELCGLKDVNAKLLSGSKNRLNNARAAMKALSELSRRKMILKKFESAKVSK; from the coding sequence ATGAAAGACGATACCAAACAAAATGCAGATGTGGCGAAAGTTGCCCCGACTACTCCCGGAGCTCTACCGGCTGCCGATTCAAGAAATGCTCGACCGGTGAGGGGCGGTTTTGGTAATCGTCCGGAAAGACGAGGTGGTCCGCGCCGTGGTGGTACCAGGCCGGAGAGAGTAAAGCCGGAATTTGATCAGAAAATCATTGATATTAGACGCGTTTCCCGAACCGTGGCCGGTGGTAGACGCTTTGCTTTCAGTGTTGCCATGGTTATCGGTAATCGCAAGGGTCAGGTTGGTGTCGGATTGGGTAAAGGCGGCGATACTGCCTTGGCGATTGAAAAGGCTAATCGTGAAGCCAAGAAAAATTTAATTACTGTCCCGATGACAAAGAGCTCCTCGATTCCTTTTGAAGTTGCCGCTAAGTATGCAAGCTCGCGAGTGATGATTATGCCGGCTCGAGGTAAGGGAATGGTTGCCGGTACTTCTATTCGAAATGTTATCGAGCTTTGCGGTTTGAAAGATGTTAACGCCAAGTTGCTCTCTGGTAGCAAAAATCGACTGAATAATGCTCGCGCCGCCATGAAAGCTTTGTCGGAATTGAGCCGACGCAAAATGATTTTGAAGAAGTTCGAAAGTGCTAAAGTCAGTAAATAA